In a single window of the Tellurirhabdus bombi genome:
- a CDS encoding YicC/YloC family endoribonuclease, giving the protein MLKSMTGFGSATHEVDGLTVTVELKTLNSKFLDIYCRIPKHYSDKEIELRNLLTQKLERGKVEFTLTINRLANTRPGVAVNRPLVEAYVTDFRETSVGLGLAVSDSDLFKLALQQPNAYNSESVAMPDTQAQDWELISTTVLEAIRKCDEFRRQEGNALEIKFREYIIAIRERLILVETQDVKRIPAVRERLRNMVTELLAGEEIDQNRFEQELIYYVEKFEISEEKVRLKNHLDYFLEVLSTEEANGKKLNFISQEIGREINTIGSKANDVVIQRLVVQMKDELEKIKEQTMNVI; this is encoded by the coding sequence ATGCTCAAATCCATGACCGGGTTCGGCAGCGCAACGCATGAGGTAGATGGCCTCACGGTTACTGTAGAACTGAAGACCCTCAATTCCAAGTTTCTGGACATTTATTGCCGGATTCCCAAGCATTATTCGGATAAAGAAATAGAACTTCGGAATTTGTTGACCCAAAAGCTGGAACGCGGTAAGGTAGAATTTACCCTGACGATTAATCGCCTGGCGAACACGCGTCCCGGTGTGGCCGTAAACCGTCCGCTGGTCGAAGCTTACGTAACTGATTTTCGGGAAACCAGCGTCGGTTTAGGGCTGGCCGTTTCAGACAGCGACCTCTTTAAGCTGGCTTTGCAACAGCCCAATGCGTATAATTCAGAATCGGTAGCCATGCCCGACACCCAGGCGCAGGATTGGGAGCTAATCTCGACTACGGTTCTGGAAGCCATTCGGAAATGCGATGAGTTCCGGCGGCAGGAGGGCAATGCCCTGGAAATCAAATTTCGGGAGTACATCATTGCCATCCGGGAGCGGCTCATTCTCGTTGAGACGCAGGATGTGAAACGGATTCCGGCGGTGCGGGAGCGGCTTCGGAATATGGTCACGGAATTGTTGGCCGGAGAGGAAATCGACCAGAACCGGTTTGAGCAGGAATTGATTTACTACGTCGAAAAATTCGAAATTTCCGAAGAAAAAGTCCGCCTCAAAAATCACCTGGATTATTTCCTGGAAGTTCTGTCAACCGAAGAGGCGAACGGGAAAAAGCTCAATTTTATCTCGCAGGAAATCGGTCGGGAGATCAATACCATCGGCTCCAAAGCAAACGATGTGGTGATTCAGCGCCTGGTGGTTCAGATGAAAGACGAGCTGGAGAAGATCAAAGAACAGACCATGAACGTGATCTGA